From a region of the Streptomyces sp. NBC_01454 genome:
- a CDS encoding FAD-dependent oxidoreductase: MSTEVIVAGGGPVGLLTAALLDAAGVSVEVLESKARQSEHSKAAVMHPRTLEVLTVLRTEDGRRLSDVLVSLGRTEPVAYFAVLPDPLDYTGLDTPYPFLLVIPQATTERVLAEHLQRRGVPVRHRHEVTGFTQDDDGVRVSVNGSLREAGYLVGADGARSLVRREAGIDFPGTPPSTVGFVADVTLADPPDRARHFWDHRLGQVSIIPFPDGRCRVFGTAAEDTGLTPDQVRVRQSQALTVEEVRDTLRRVTGTDHGLREALWLSKAGDTTRHAARYRRNRVFLAGDAAHVHFPAGGQGMNIGMQDAANLAWKLAAEIQGRAPSLLIDGPAAYERERAPIAARLAANTLAQGALFTTFTPAGAALRDLMSGLIAKGGETADDLAAWLSGLGHSYPPATPGHPLEGCRAPDFALADGSVHRRLAVDRFLLADFTPDAAFGHLRPYGAEVVRALPWSGLSAALIRPDGYIARAWTAPDVAGVSAALEDWTPPRGRLPEE, translated from the coding sequence ATGAGCACCGAGGTGATCGTCGCGGGGGGCGGGCCGGTGGGGCTGCTGACCGCCGCGCTCCTGGACGCGGCGGGGGTGAGCGTCGAGGTGCTGGAGAGCAAGGCCCGACAGAGCGAGCACTCCAAGGCCGCCGTGATGCACCCGCGGACCCTGGAGGTCCTCACGGTCCTGCGGACCGAAGACGGCCGGCGGCTCTCCGATGTCCTGGTCTCGCTCGGGCGCACCGAACCGGTCGCCTACTTCGCCGTCCTGCCCGACCCGCTCGACTACACCGGGCTCGATACGCCCTATCCGTTCCTGCTGGTGATCCCGCAGGCGACGACGGAGCGGGTGCTGGCGGAACACCTGCAACGGCGCGGCGTGCCCGTCCGCCACCGGCACGAGGTCACCGGGTTCACCCAGGACGACGACGGCGTGCGGGTGTCCGTCAACGGCTCCCTGCGTGAGGCCGGTTACCTGGTGGGCGCGGACGGTGCGCGCAGCCTCGTACGACGGGAGGCGGGCATCGACTTCCCGGGGACCCCGCCCTCGACGGTGGGATTCGTCGCCGATGTCACCCTGGCAGACCCTCCGGACCGGGCGCGGCACTTCTGGGATCACCGGCTGGGCCAGGTCAGCATCATCCCGTTCCCGGACGGCCGGTGCCGGGTGTTCGGCACCGCGGCCGAGGACACCGGACTCACTCCCGATCAGGTGCGCGTGCGTCAGTCGCAGGCGCTGACCGTCGAGGAGGTGCGTGACACCCTGCGGCGCGTGACCGGCACCGACCACGGGCTGCGCGAGGCGCTGTGGCTGTCCAAGGCCGGTGACACGACGCGACATGCCGCGCGGTACCGGAGGAACCGGGTCTTCCTGGCCGGCGACGCGGCCCATGTCCATTTCCCCGCGGGCGGCCAGGGGATGAACATCGGCATGCAGGACGCGGCGAACCTGGCATGGAAGCTGGCCGCCGAGATCCAGGGCCGTGCGCCGTCCCTGCTCATCGACGGGCCGGCCGCCTACGAGCGTGAGCGGGCCCCCATCGCCGCCCGGCTGGCCGCCAACACCCTGGCGCAAGGAGCCCTGTTCACCACCTTCACCCCGGCGGGGGCGGCGCTGCGGGACCTGATGAGCGGGCTGATCGCCAAGGGAGGTGAGACCGCCGACGACCTCGCCGCCTGGCTGTCCGGGCTGGGCCACTCCTATCCCCCCGCTACCCCCGGGCACCCCTTGGAGGGCTGCCGTGCACCGGACTTCGCGCTGGCGGACGGCTCCGTGCACCGCCGGCTGGCCGTCGACCGGTTCCTGCTCGCCGACTTCACCCCCGACGCCGCCTTCGGACACCTGCGCCCGTACGGTGCCGAGGTCGTCCGGGCCCTGCCGTGGTCGGGACTGTCCGCCGCGCTGATCCGGCCGGACGGCTATATCGCCCGCGCCTGGACCGCTCCCGACGTGGCGGGGGTGAGCGCGGCACTGGAGGACTGGACCCCCCCCCGCGGCAGACTTCCTGAAGAATGA
- a CDS encoding VOC family protein, whose translation MACRISELVIDVADPDRLAAFWSEVLGYVELGREDDGSIEIGPPDAGFGGPQPTLVLSPSSTPRTGKLRLHLDVNATDRDQDAEWERLLALGARPVDVGQTGTESWHVLADPEGNEFCLLHTRLQPL comes from the coding sequence ATGGCATGCCGCATCAGTGAGCTGGTCATCGACGTCGCCGACCCCGACCGGCTCGCCGCGTTCTGGAGCGAGGTCCTCGGCTACGTCGAACTCGGCCGGGAGGACGACGGAAGCATCGAGATCGGGCCGCCCGACGCCGGCTTCGGCGGCCCGCAGCCCACCCTCGTCCTCAGCCCCAGCAGCACCCCGCGGACCGGGAAGCTCCGACTGCACCTCGACGTCAACGCCACCGACCGCGACCAGGACGCCGAGTGGGAGCGGTTGCTCGCTCTCGGCGCCAGGCCCGTCGACGTCGGCCAGACCGGCACCGAGAGCTGGCACGTCCTGGCCGACCCGGAAGGCAACGAATTCTGCCTCCTGCACACCCGGCTCCAGCCCCTGTGA
- a CDS encoding TIGR03767 family metallophosphoesterase has translation MAGIETHVPTNRRRFLLSSGAAVAGAGAAWALPSQRSSSATPGAHPLTRTPPARTGGRRPAPYGVTTLETAAHLTGSGGYRRLGSGPGWPLVVRGDLAAGTAGRQDRRTALACFVQFTDLHVADVQSPLRTEYLRAGSPGSWRAQEALSVAGAVSLVEQANALGGGPHTGRRPAFVMSTGDNIDNHSMVELEWFLTLMSGGRITPNTGDPAAYEGVQNCGLPLYWHPADGLRDQDKMRGLPSIPGYLDAAIRPVTSPGLRIPWYSTPGNHDDLPGGCLTPQDPELTDYITGARKLFSVPDSDVAAFAKVLESGDDPKSTVLKEILGRNAAGARTVTADERRRMFTPHDYLRAHLNPAFAGAGPAGHGYTDDHLNDDRMYYTFTVAEGVLGISIDTTYRSGHFEGSLGTGQLQWLEQTLAAHSTRHYDADGRLVRNAGADDAHILIFSHHHSPSMTRRPDAARAEEKRHDGEELIALLSRFPNVVAWINGHSHVNRITPHAHPTAARSFWEVNTASHVDYPQHARILELVDNHDGTLSLFTTLIESAAPHRTDFDDLSAVGLASLYRELSYNAPGLAAGMGGGVHEVMAGRPADRNTELLVHRA, from the coding sequence ATGGCCGGTATCGAAACCCACGTCCCCACCAACCGTCGTCGCTTCCTTCTCAGCTCCGGCGCCGCCGTCGCCGGAGCCGGTGCCGCATGGGCACTGCCGAGCCAGCGCAGCAGCAGCGCGACTCCGGGCGCGCATCCCCTCACCCGCACGCCGCCGGCCCGTACGGGTGGTCGGCGGCCGGCCCCGTACGGGGTCACGACACTGGAAACCGCCGCACATCTCACCGGCAGCGGCGGCTACCGCCGCCTCGGCTCCGGCCCCGGATGGCCGCTGGTGGTCCGCGGCGACCTCGCCGCCGGCACGGCCGGTCGTCAGGACCGGCGGACCGCCCTGGCCTGTTTCGTCCAGTTCACCGATCTCCATGTGGCCGACGTCCAGAGTCCGTTGCGCACCGAGTATCTGCGCGCCGGGTCGCCGGGGTCGTGGCGGGCGCAGGAGGCGCTGTCGGTGGCCGGCGCCGTGTCCCTCGTGGAGCAGGCCAACGCGCTGGGCGGCGGGCCTCACACCGGCCGGCGGCCGGCGTTCGTCATGTCCACGGGCGACAACATCGACAACCACTCCATGGTCGAGCTGGAGTGGTTCCTCACCCTCATGAGCGGCGGCCGCATCACGCCGAACACCGGTGACCCGGCGGCGTACGAGGGCGTGCAGAACTGCGGCCTCCCGCTGTACTGGCACCCGGCCGACGGTCTGCGCGACCAGGACAAGATGCGGGGCCTGCCGTCGATACCCGGCTATCTCGACGCCGCGATCCGCCCCGTCACCAGTCCCGGCCTGCGGATTCCCTGGTACTCGACGCCCGGCAACCACGACGATCTGCCGGGCGGGTGCCTGACCCCGCAGGACCCGGAGCTGACGGACTACATCACGGGAGCACGCAAGCTGTTCTCTGTACCGGACAGCGATGTGGCCGCGTTCGCCAAGGTGCTGGAGTCCGGCGACGATCCCAAGAGCACCGTGCTCAAGGAGATCCTCGGACGCAATGCCGCCGGAGCCCGGACCGTGACCGCGGACGAACGGCGCCGCATGTTCACCCCGCACGACTATCTGCGGGCGCATCTGAACCCGGCGTTCGCCGGCGCGGGGCCGGCCGGACACGGCTACACCGACGACCACCTCAACGACGACCGGATGTACTACACCTTCACCGTCGCGGAGGGTGTCCTTGGCATCAGCATCGACACCACCTACCGAAGCGGCCACTTCGAGGGGTCGCTGGGAACCGGTCAACTCCAGTGGCTGGAACAGACCTTGGCCGCCCACAGCACCCGCCACTACGACGCGGACGGCCGGCTGGTACGCAACGCCGGAGCCGATGACGCGCACATCCTGATCTTCAGCCACCACCACAGCCCGAGCATGACCCGGCGCCCCGACGCGGCCCGCGCGGAGGAGAAGCGGCACGACGGCGAGGAGCTCATCGCCCTGCTGAGCCGGTTCCCCAACGTGGTGGCGTGGATCAACGGCCACAGCCATGTCAACCGCATCACCCCGCACGCCCACCCGACGGCCGCCCGCTCCTTCTGGGAGGTCAACACCGCCTCACACGTGGACTATCCGCAGCACGCCCGGATCCTGGAACTCGTCGACAACCACGACGGCACGCTGTCGCTGTTCACCACCCTCATCGAGTCCGCCGCTCCGCACCGCACGGATTTCGACGACCTCTCGGCGGTCGGCCTCGCCTCCCTCTACCGCGAACTGTCCTACAACGCCCCGGGCCTGGCCGCCGGCATGGGCGGCGGCGTCCACGAGGTGATGGCGGGCCGCCCGGCGGACCGCAATACCGAACTCCTCGTCCACCGGGCGTGA
- a CDS encoding MarR family winged helix-turn-helix transcriptional regulator, giving the protein MTESSPRDRIDGMIDVIARAHESADLESKALVYRLRRVAHHMEIELKRELAGHGIELWELELLACLYRALPHHRVSAKDLMEQMQLTTGAVTNRVSRLEAKGWVSREIAPDDRRSILVTLTEPGRVRAAQVFATKTEAERRLLSAFPDEQQRELNAALRTLLISLEGRHS; this is encoded by the coding sequence GTGACCGAAAGTTCCCCCCGCGACCGCATCGACGGCATGATCGATGTCATCGCCCGTGCGCACGAAAGCGCCGACCTGGAATCCAAGGCGCTGGTGTACCGGCTGCGACGGGTGGCGCACCACATGGAGATCGAGCTCAAGCGCGAACTCGCGGGCCATGGCATCGAGTTGTGGGAACTGGAGCTGCTGGCCTGCCTGTACAGGGCGCTGCCGCACCACCGCGTCAGCGCCAAGGATCTGATGGAACAGATGCAGCTCACCACCGGAGCCGTCACCAATCGCGTCTCCCGCCTCGAGGCCAAGGGATGGGTCAGCAGGGAAATCGCCCCGGATGACCGCCGCAGCATCCTGGTCACCCTCACCGAGCCCGGCCGCGTACGCGCCGCACAGGTCTTCGCCACCAAGACCGAGGCCGAACGCCGGCTGCTGTCCGCCTTCCCGGACGAGCAGCAGCGCGAGCTCAATGCCGCACTGCGTACGTTGCTGATCAGCCTGGAAGGACGTCACAGCTGA